A genomic window from Leptospira broomii serovar Hurstbridge str. 5399 includes:
- a CDS encoding response regulator transcription factor, whose product MSKHRILVVEDIHSIREAIKDILTRDYQVFDAENYDEAVRILASNPVDLVITDIRMPGKSGLDLIKTIQKDHPNVLYSLMTAYNINDYIKFAYEHDIWNIIPKYSFLDINLISVMVHKLLNKDIFGVEKYFGPGFSLMDGELEGFSQPPENGVVFKKISSDDERNYLCNRIAKYLIEKGAPNAVHQILEELTSNAMIRAPRDSKGNSKYQFELPSRDLLVPLENIQLADTDYFEIGYGIADNSYIIVVRDHFGSLNKKEILKRLDRHITVEDTSGLPAGLADSHGRGLYICREISDQLIFNIAKERKTEIIALLDKKTNKGYKSLSIYEA is encoded by the coding sequence TTGTCCAAACATCGAATCTTAGTCGTCGAAGATATTCATTCCATCCGCGAAGCGATCAAGGATATTCTGACCCGCGACTATCAAGTATTCGATGCGGAAAATTACGACGAAGCAGTGCGAATTCTAGCTTCGAATCCGGTGGATTTAGTCATTACCGATATACGAATGCCGGGAAAATCGGGCTTGGATCTGATTAAGACGATTCAGAAAGATCACCCTAACGTTTTATACTCTTTGATGACGGCGTATAATATTAACGATTACATAAAATTCGCGTACGAGCACGATATCTGGAATATCATTCCTAAGTATTCCTTCCTGGATATTAACCTTATCTCCGTGATGGTTCATAAATTATTAAATAAGGATATCTTCGGCGTGGAAAAATATTTCGGCCCCGGATTTTCCTTAATGGACGGAGAGCTCGAAGGATTTAGCCAGCCTCCCGAAAACGGAGTCGTATTTAAAAAAATCAGCTCTGACGACGAAAGAAATTATTTATGCAATCGGATTGCAAAATATTTGATCGAAAAAGGAGCGCCTAACGCAGTCCATCAAATTCTGGAAGAGCTGACTTCCAATGCTATGATTCGCGCCCCTAGAGATTCCAAAGGAAATTCCAAGTACCAGTTCGAGCTACCGTCTCGAGACCTGTTGGTCCCTCTGGAGAATATTCAGCTCGCGGATACTGATTATTTTGAAATCGGATACGGGATCGCCGATAATTCTTATATAATCGTAGTTCGGGATCATTTCGGATCCCTGAATAAAAAAGAAATCTTAAAACGTTTAGACAGACATATTACAGTGGAAGACACGAGCGGACTCCCTGCCGGTTTGGCCGATTCTCACGGTAGGGGTCTGTATATATGCAGGGAAATTTCCGACCAATTGATTTTCAATATTGCTAAGGAGCGAAAAACGGAGATCATCGCGTTGCTCGATAAGAAGACTAACAAAGGTTACAAATCCCTCTCCATTTACGAGGCGTGA
- the tpiA gene encoding triose-phosphate isomerase: protein MRPKIIAGNWKMNLSEKEALTLAIGLKEKLPSIQKDKKAIVFPSTIHLASVSRILEGSAIGVGAQNIYPSPLAAMTGETSPDHLKELGLKFALVGHSERRQFLGETNSFCNQKVGYLASHEFTVIYCVGETLAEREAGKTFEILGRQIREGLGNIHSDLFSRIWVAYEPVWAIGTGKVASPAQAQEAHSFLRKEIAGLFRNGTEIAASLPILYGGSVKPDNVKELLSQSDIDGGLVGGASQKLESFLGLF from the coding sequence ATGCGACCTAAAATAATTGCTGGTAACTGGAAAATGAATCTCTCCGAAAAAGAGGCGCTCACATTGGCGATCGGACTCAAGGAGAAGTTGCCGTCGATTCAAAAGGACAAAAAGGCGATCGTCTTTCCGTCTACGATCCATCTTGCCTCAGTGTCTAGAATATTAGAAGGCTCGGCGATCGGTGTAGGCGCTCAAAACATCTACCCGTCTCCCCTCGCGGCGATGACGGGTGAAACGAGTCCGGACCACTTGAAAGAGCTGGGTCTCAAATTCGCGTTGGTCGGCCATTCGGAACGCCGCCAATTTTTAGGAGAAACGAATTCGTTTTGTAACCAAAAAGTCGGGTACTTAGCCTCCCATGAATTTACCGTTATTTATTGCGTTGGGGAAACCCTGGCGGAACGCGAAGCCGGTAAAACTTTCGAGATTTTAGGAAGGCAAATACGAGAAGGCTTGGGAAACATCCATAGCGATTTATTCTCCCGAATCTGGGTTGCTTATGAGCCGGTTTGGGCAATCGGAACCGGTAAAGTAGCCTCCCCGGCTCAGGCCCAGGAAGCGCATTCTTTCCTTCGGAAAGAAATTGCAGGACTTTTCCGGAATGGAACCGAAATCGCCGCTTCACTTCCAATCCTATACGGAGGATCCGTCAAACCAGATAACGTGAAGGAACTGCTATCCCAGTCGGATATCGACGGTGGATTAGTCGGCGGAGCCAGCCAAAAACTGGAAAGCTTCTTGGGTTTGTTTTAG
- a CDS encoding phosphoglycerate kinase: protein MLQLPRLEHEDLKGKRVFLRVDFNVPIENGKVTDSTRIEKTLPTIKLLVKKGARIVIGSHLGRPKGKPDPQFSMEPVFEVFKGMTNAPVSFSKNVVGDQVVKLSKDLKDGEILVLENLRFHKEEEENDPGFSKKLAALADVYVNDAFGAAHRAHSSTEGIAHLLPSFAGLLMYKEITELSSLLSRPAKPFVAIIGGSKVSSKISVIKNLIDKVDHILIGGGMAYTFLKSRAIPVGNSLVEKDFEVEAFQLIERAGVAGVDFQLPVDHIIADKFDPKAKSKTVDKMGILDGWMGMDIGPKTISNYEKVIKNASTIVWNGPMGVFEFDKFAEGTMAIAKAVAKSKAKTIVGGGDSIAAINKAKVEDKITHVSTGGGASLEFLEGKKLPGVQALLKKAE from the coding sequence ATGCTTCAGCTACCTAGACTCGAGCACGAAGATCTTAAAGGTAAACGAGTCTTCCTCCGCGTGGATTTTAACGTTCCCATTGAGAACGGCAAAGTCACGGATTCGACCCGAATTGAAAAAACACTCCCGACTATCAAGCTCCTTGTAAAAAAAGGAGCCCGGATCGTCATCGGAAGCCACCTCGGTCGCCCGAAAGGAAAACCGGATCCTCAATTTTCGATGGAGCCGGTTTTTGAAGTCTTCAAAGGAATGACTAACGCACCTGTTTCTTTCTCGAAAAACGTCGTCGGAGATCAAGTAGTCAAACTCTCCAAAGATTTGAAAGACGGGGAAATTCTAGTTCTAGAAAATTTACGTTTTCATAAAGAAGAGGAAGAAAACGATCCTGGATTTTCCAAAAAACTCGCAGCATTGGCCGACGTATATGTCAACGACGCATTCGGAGCCGCTCATCGAGCCCATTCTTCTACGGAAGGAATCGCCCATCTCCTTCCGTCGTTTGCCGGCCTTTTGATGTATAAGGAAATCACTGAGCTATCCAGCCTACTTTCAAGACCCGCGAAACCGTTCGTTGCAATTATAGGCGGTTCCAAAGTCTCTTCAAAGATCAGCGTGATTAAAAATCTGATCGATAAAGTGGATCATATTTTGATCGGTGGAGGAATGGCTTACACCTTCCTCAAGTCTCGCGCGATTCCGGTGGGAAATTCCCTGGTCGAAAAGGATTTCGAAGTCGAGGCATTTCAACTAATCGAACGGGCCGGAGTTGCAGGAGTGGATTTTCAACTTCCTGTGGATCATATCATAGCCGATAAGTTCGATCCGAAAGCCAAAAGTAAAACCGTCGATAAGATGGGAATTTTGGACGGGTGGATGGGAATGGATATAGGACCCAAAACGATTTCAAATTACGAAAAAGTGATAAAGAACGCTTCGACTATCGTGTGGAACGGACCGATGGGAGTTTTTGAATTCGATAAATTTGCCGAAGGAACTATGGCCATTGCGAAAGCGGTCGCTAAGTCAAAAGCAAAAACCATCGTAGGCGGAGGCGATTCCATCGCGGCCATTAATAAGGCTAAAGTGGAAGACAAGATCACACACGTTTCTACCGGCGGGGGGGCTTCCCTAGAATTCTTGGAAGGGAAAAAACTTCCCGGCGTACAAGCTCTTCTTAAAAAAGCGGAGTAA
- the recO gene encoding DNA repair protein RecO: protein MSGSHSGALRKTKGIVMESRILSEGDAFLRLLPEEGEVASFRIKGIKKSKSRPIAAVEPGSLTALDYYMTQGRDTFNVKEIGLIERFDNAKTGYAGTVLVSYIVELVSSFLTEGGVHPQEYKLLYAALKELDEGGYRPIFLPFFKFKLLYVAGFISKEISCSVCGKELGEMSSCSLEDEHFDVICGDCRTPNPDRVGLVRLIFDCLRGRYKDLKEEKISLELLKEADRLSNRALKPLLGRRLKSEAMLYESLGETLG from the coding sequence ATGTCTGGATCTCATTCTGGAGCTCTAAGAAAGACAAAGGGGATCGTGATGGAGAGTCGTATTCTTTCGGAAGGAGACGCTTTCCTAAGACTTCTACCGGAGGAAGGCGAGGTCGCGAGTTTTCGGATTAAAGGTATAAAGAAAAGTAAATCACGTCCCATAGCCGCAGTCGAGCCGGGATCGTTAACCGCTTTGGATTATTATATGACTCAGGGACGGGACACGTTCAACGTAAAAGAAATCGGACTTATAGAACGTTTCGATAATGCAAAAACAGGTTACGCAGGGACGGTATTGGTTTCCTATATAGTCGAGTTAGTGTCGTCATTTTTGACGGAAGGCGGCGTCCATCCGCAAGAGTATAAATTATTATACGCCGCGTTAAAGGAGTTGGACGAGGGAGGATATCGTCCGATTTTTCTACCTTTTTTTAAGTTCAAATTGCTGTACGTCGCGGGATTTATCTCCAAGGAAATTTCTTGTTCGGTTTGCGGGAAGGAGTTGGGGGAAATGAGCTCCTGTAGTTTGGAGGATGAACATTTCGACGTCATTTGCGGAGATTGTCGTACCCCTAATCCTGATAGGGTCGGTTTGGTCCGATTGATATTCGATTGTCTTCGTGGCCGATACAAGGATTTAAAGGAAGAAAAGATTTCCCTTGAACTCCTCAAGGAAGCGGATAGGTTGAGTAACCGGGCGCTTAAGCCCCTGCTTGGCCGAAGATTAAAATCCGAGGCGATGCTTTACGAATCCCTGGGAGAAACTCTTGGATAA
- a CDS encoding CinA family nicotinamide mononucleotide deamidase-related protein, whose translation MNSPRFIVVSTGSELTAGRSQDTNSSWIANELFGLGFIVEKFLVLPDSPDLISNELKSLTIGAAADRPIVIIMTGGLGPTEDDYTLEVVCGLTNSQPVQDTTALDRLKAIYRLRGRRFEENLETAVRQVSIPSKSKVLPNAVGIAPGFWSELGPDVHLGCMPGVPKEMTAMFSNELSPILKRLFRPAELHSDFLFIWGMSESTFQQEFIQGIPSLKEGKAVWGVAAKRGFLRVTYQSSDRKVVDQLISATQEKYGDLCTGDVFEELPKLLIERKLTVGTAESCTGGLVAKLFTDRAGSSEYFIGSIVSYANSVKQAQLGVRRETLETYGAVSSETAKEMAEGAAKVLNTDLTISITGIAGPGGATETKRVGTVFIGIYVRDKGSTVKELYFPFKRDLFRDAVATTALYLLYDRLRKNV comes from the coding sequence ATGAATTCTCCACGTTTTATAGTCGTTTCTACCGGATCGGAACTTACAGCAGGTCGCAGTCAGGACACAAACTCATCATGGATCGCTAACGAACTCTTCGGACTCGGATTTATCGTCGAAAAATTTCTGGTTCTCCCGGATTCTCCGGATCTAATTAGCAACGAGTTAAAATCTCTTACGATCGGCGCCGCTGCAGATCGACCTATCGTTATCATAATGACGGGAGGCTTAGGACCCACCGAGGACGATTATACTTTGGAGGTCGTATGCGGACTGACTAACTCACAACCGGTTCAGGATACGACAGCTTTGGATCGACTAAAAGCTATCTATCGTTTACGGGGAAGACGCTTCGAAGAAAACTTGGAAACTGCCGTTCGCCAGGTGTCGATTCCTTCTAAATCCAAGGTTCTACCGAATGCTGTCGGAATTGCACCGGGGTTTTGGTCGGAGCTGGGGCCGGACGTTCACCTTGGATGTATGCCGGGCGTTCCTAAAGAAATGACGGCCATGTTTTCCAACGAGCTAAGTCCGATCCTCAAGCGTTTATTCCGTCCAGCGGAATTGCATTCCGATTTCCTATTCATCTGGGGAATGAGCGAATCGACGTTTCAGCAGGAGTTCATACAAGGAATTCCTTCTCTAAAAGAAGGAAAAGCGGTTTGGGGAGTTGCCGCAAAACGAGGATTTTTGCGCGTCACGTATCAATCCTCCGATCGAAAGGTAGTCGATCAACTAATCTCCGCCACGCAGGAAAAGTACGGTGATCTCTGTACCGGAGACGTGTTCGAAGAATTACCGAAATTGTTGATAGAAAGAAAGCTGACAGTAGGTACTGCGGAAAGCTGTACCGGTGGTTTGGTGGCTAAGTTGTTTACGGACCGGGCCGGGTCGTCCGAATATTTTATCGGTTCCATCGTATCGTATGCAAATTCCGTTAAGCAAGCGCAATTAGGTGTTCGCCGGGAAACCTTAGAAACTTACGGAGCCGTAAGTTCCGAGACTGCAAAAGAAATGGCGGAGGGCGCTGCAAAAGTATTGAATACCGACTTAACAATTAGTATTACCGGAATTGCCGGTCCGGGCGGTGCAACGGAGACCAAGAGGGTCGGGACGGTCTTTATAGGAATATACGTCCGCGATAAAGGATCGACGGTTAAGGAACTTTACTTTCCGTTCAAAAGGGATTTGTTTCGTGACGCTGTCGCTACGACCGCATTGTACCTGCTTTACGATCGCTTAAGGAAGAACGTATGA
- the argS gene encoding arginine--tRNA ligase, giving the protein MKETETIKQTVLSALNEAIDVYCKAEATSVNPSELKIRIEYSREESFGDYSTSFALENSKLLRRKPMESAASLVEILREKTDLFEKVDCTPPGFVNFRISPSYLIQFLESSVLAGQAFPQVAHSKKVNLEFVSANPTGPLNIVSARAAATGDAMANVLKAVGHKVEKEFYVNDYGNQVFLLGVSTLVRIREQLGESFSVQESEDGTPMEELLAKNIIPSEGYRGEYLKEIAKRLLGDPKTDEEIKNLLNTSQYRLLAEKCSVWAVESNLVWQRKDLDLFGVEFDRFFSETSLHESGKVLAVLEDLKQSGKIFEEDGKQVFRSTDYGDDKDRVVVRDDGRPTYLLADIAYHRNKMERNYDRIIDIWGPDHHGYIARLAGAVQALGFAKENFQVVIAQQVNLLMAGQKMKMSKRAGEFQTMEDLLGYLGKHAKDVARYFFAMRSLDSPLDFDLDLAKDESDKNPVFYLQYAHARVSSIFREVGSDSDRTALENLEMTEERKRLLFWAARFPEEVVDAAQSLEPHRLTNYLQNLARAFTQFYIAKNNRLKDANETTKLGLARICKSAQTVLSLGLGLLGVSAPERLDKEA; this is encoded by the coding sequence ATGAAAGAAACGGAAACTATCAAACAAACCGTACTCTCCGCCCTAAACGAAGCTATCGATGTCTATTGCAAGGCCGAAGCGACTTCCGTTAACCCTTCGGAGCTTAAAATCAGAATCGAATATTCTAGAGAAGAATCCTTCGGTGATTATTCGACATCCTTCGCCCTGGAGAATTCTAAACTTTTGAGGCGTAAGCCGATGGAGTCCGCCGCTAGTTTGGTCGAAATTTTGCGGGAAAAAACCGATCTATTCGAAAAGGTAGATTGCACTCCACCCGGTTTTGTTAATTTTAGAATTTCCCCTTCTTATTTGATTCAATTTTTAGAATCTTCGGTTCTGGCGGGACAGGCGTTTCCGCAAGTGGCACATTCCAAAAAGGTAAATTTGGAATTCGTAAGTGCGAACCCGACGGGACCCTTGAATATCGTCTCGGCGAGAGCGGCTGCGACGGGTGATGCGATGGCGAACGTATTAAAGGCCGTCGGACATAAGGTCGAGAAAGAATTTTATGTAAACGATTACGGAAACCAAGTCTTTCTGTTGGGAGTATCCACTCTTGTTCGGATTCGGGAGCAACTAGGGGAATCTTTCTCCGTTCAGGAGTCCGAAGACGGTACTCCCATGGAGGAATTACTTGCGAAAAATATAATTCCTTCGGAAGGTTATCGCGGAGAGTATTTGAAAGAAATCGCAAAGCGATTATTAGGCGATCCTAAGACGGATGAGGAAATAAAAAACCTATTAAACACCTCTCAATACAGATTGCTCGCCGAAAAATGTTCCGTTTGGGCAGTAGAATCTAATCTCGTTTGGCAAAGAAAGGATTTAGATTTATTCGGAGTCGAATTTGACCGCTTCTTCTCCGAGACTAGTCTGCATGAATCCGGTAAAGTTTTGGCAGTACTGGAAGATTTAAAACAATCCGGTAAGATATTCGAGGAGGATGGAAAGCAGGTCTTTCGCTCCACCGATTACGGAGACGATAAAGACAGAGTGGTGGTTAGGGACGATGGTCGCCCCACATATTTATTAGCGGATATCGCGTATCACAGAAATAAGATGGAAAGAAATTACGATCGAATCATCGATATTTGGGGTCCGGATCATCATGGTTATATTGCTAGGCTGGCCGGAGCAGTACAGGCGCTTGGATTCGCTAAGGAAAATTTCCAAGTCGTAATCGCTCAACAGGTCAATTTATTAATGGCCGGACAAAAAATGAAAATGAGTAAGAGAGCCGGTGAATTTCAGACTATGGAGGATTTACTCGGTTATCTCGGAAAACATGCGAAAGATGTCGCGAGATATTTCTTTGCTATGCGTTCCTTAGATTCCCCCCTAGATTTTGATTTGGATCTTGCGAAAGACGAATCGGACAAAAATCCGGTTTTCTATCTGCAGTATGCTCATGCTCGGGTTTCGTCTATTTTTAGGGAGGTTGGCAGCGACTCAGATCGAACTGCATTGGAAAATTTGGAAATGACGGAAGAAAGGAAACGCTTACTTTTTTGGGCAGCCCGCTTTCCGGAGGAAGTAGTCGATGCCGCACAAAGTTTGGAGCCGCATAGGCTTACAAATTATCTTCAAAATTTAGCGAGAGCCTTTACTCAATTCTATATCGCTAAAAACAATCGGTTGAAAGATGCGAACGAGACTACTAAATTAGGTTTGGCTCGAATTTGCAAATCGGCGCAAACCGTTTTATCTTTGGGACTTGGGTTATTGGGCGTATCCGCTCCGGAGCGATTGGACAAAGAAGCATGA
- a CDS encoding LIC_12097 family sensor histidine kinase, whose translation MSSLMENLHERAEELQAILDGITEPLVLIDSGFRIRRVNRATLEFSEESDFPSVLGRKCYSLLYNRSAVCPFCPMKDHYENESDFNREFEGRNGISREIFHVSNNQKETLYLDFFPIKKDGNVVSVVEKISNITRIKEKEEENLRIRNLASLGIFISGVAHELNNPLTGMSLTLQNLMNNLSSLDPDFFRKRLEMIKEDLTRAAMIVADIISFAKPDKLVTTSADIYETIMKAKDSVIWVYPVLSKNIEWEIFCEPGIYFQFNPVKIERLFINLFKNSLQAYDYGEGKIRIEVRRTRNMLHIFVEDTAGGIPENMLDKIFSPFFTKNKSGVGTGLGLSICHSIVREHSGELTVRSYDRKTRFRVSLPLEQPRGN comes from the coding sequence ATGTCATCCCTAATGGAAAACCTCCACGAGCGGGCGGAGGAACTCCAAGCAATTCTCGACGGTATTACGGAACCCCTCGTATTGATTGATTCTGGGTTCAGGATTCGTCGTGTAAACAGAGCCACTCTGGAGTTTTCTGAGGAGTCGGATTTCCCTTCGGTATTGGGAAGGAAATGCTATTCTCTCTTATACAATCGTTCTGCCGTATGTCCTTTCTGTCCAATGAAGGACCATTATGAAAACGAGTCCGATTTTAATCGCGAGTTCGAAGGTAGAAACGGCATCAGCCGCGAGATCTTCCATGTTTCGAATAATCAGAAAGAAACCTTATATCTGGATTTCTTTCCTATTAAAAAAGACGGGAATGTCGTATCGGTCGTCGAGAAAATCAGCAATATAACACGGATCAAGGAGAAAGAGGAAGAGAATCTCAGAATTCGGAACCTTGCCTCACTTGGAATTTTTATCTCCGGCGTAGCCCACGAATTGAATAATCCTCTCACAGGGATGAGCCTAACTCTCCAAAATCTTATGAATAATCTTTCAAGCCTGGATCCGGATTTTTTCCGGAAAAGACTCGAAATGATTAAGGAGGATTTAACTAGAGCGGCGATGATCGTAGCGGATATCATCAGTTTTGCCAAACCTGATAAGCTAGTGACTACTTCGGCCGATATTTATGAAACTATAATGAAGGCAAAGGATTCCGTTATCTGGGTTTACCCGGTTTTATCGAAGAACATCGAGTGGGAAATATTTTGCGAACCTGGGATTTATTTTCAATTCAATCCCGTAAAGATAGAGAGATTGTTTATAAACTTATTTAAGAATTCCCTACAGGCATACGACTATGGAGAAGGCAAGATCCGAATAGAAGTTCGAAGGACCAGAAATATGCTGCATATCTTCGTCGAGGATACGGCCGGCGGAATTCCCGAAAACATGTTGGACAAAATCTTCTCCCCTTTCTTTACTAAGAATAAATCGGGAGTCGGCACCGGCTTAGGATTATCGATCTGCCACTCCATCGTTAGGGAACACAGCGGAGAACTGACCGTCCGCTCCTATGATCGTAAAACTAGGTTTAGAGTTTCCCTTCCCCTAGAACAACCTCGAGGGAACTAG
- the secG gene encoding preprotein translocase subunit SecG — translation MGFITGTILVLFVFVSLFLILLVMIQTGKGGMGGVLGGGASQSVFGSSTADVLTKATRVAGVLFLALSLILSFLFAKTSGYNTTPVPEVVPAQSAPVDGTPENQGGSNAQPAQPTPNPATAPQGQTKP, via the coding sequence ATGGGATTTATTACTGGGACTATTCTTGTCCTCTTCGTTTTCGTGAGCCTTTTTCTAATTCTATTGGTCATGATCCAAACCGGAAAGGGCGGAATGGGCGGTGTTTTGGGCGGCGGGGCAAGCCAATCGGTATTCGGTTCTTCGACTGCAGATGTTCTAACTAAAGCCACTCGTGTTGCAGGCGTTCTTTTTTTGGCACTCTCTTTGATTCTTTCTTTCCTTTTTGCTAAGACTAGCGGATACAATACGACTCCGGTTCCGGAAGTGGTTCCAGCTCAATCCGCTCCGGTTGATGGAACCCCAGAGAATCAAGGAGGCTCCAATGCCCAGCCAGCTCAGCCGACTCCAAACCCCGCAACCGCTCCTCAGGGACAAACCAAGCCTTAA
- the lenA gene encoding endostatin-like outer membrane lipoprotein LenA, with product MPRSIERIALGCVFLILIFAHPTFSQSQDPQKSQSSNTAQILNQRILKAYESLGVARELLKFERMESLPQGTVVTWLGNFPNRKGVKITKFSVTQSHQVPGGIDRSEEKSILLEFNGSTLSKVESEIKTANYATEDTTSVRMTDNTPLDNNVDDLMIHADRNGREAEYPLNYLPDEGVNRERSEFKKEFYLKLIEDFFIHVLRIQEMQNQQTAKNQKKLLQTFKESLEY from the coding sequence ATGCCGAGATCGATCGAAAGGATCGCTCTCGGCTGCGTTTTCTTAATTCTAATTTTTGCACATCCGACTTTCTCCCAATCCCAAGATCCCCAAAAATCGCAAAGTTCTAATACTGCGCAAATCCTAAATCAAAGGATTTTAAAAGCCTATGAAAGTCTAGGAGTCGCCCGAGAACTTTTAAAATTTGAAAGAATGGAAAGCCTCCCTCAAGGGACAGTCGTCACTTGGTTAGGAAATTTCCCCAATCGAAAAGGAGTAAAAATCACTAAATTCTCCGTAACCCAATCCCATCAGGTACCGGGCGGAATTGATCGATCGGAAGAAAAATCCATTTTGTTGGAATTTAACGGATCCACATTGTCCAAAGTCGAATCCGAAATCAAGACAGCTAATTACGCTACGGAGGATACGACTTCTGTGCGTATGACGGATAATACTCCGCTGGATAATAACGTGGACGACCTTATGATCCATGCCGATCGAAACGGCAGAGAAGCGGAATATCCTCTCAATTATCTTCCTGATGAAGGCGTAAATCGGGAACGATCGGAATTTAAAAAGGAATTTTATCTAAAATTGATCGAAGATTTTTTCATCCACGTCCTCCGAATTCAGGAAATGCAGAACCAACAAACGGCGAAAAATCAAAAAAAATTACTGCAAACTTTTAAAGAATCCCTAGAATATTGA
- a CDS encoding WD40 repeat domain-containing protein has product MIAQVVGLTLIFFLGFYFFLGNPYDTARGIQRTWAWSKEGKLGMFPDPRTSFEPEKRLNGYKTKSNYIRIPEGTETSIDDSNRIEYPITAKGFLSYKKIGSTVELFSEAGELLWTKEYKSYPRIHPDGNIILFLSGDNNQVLISDINGNSVGIKKLDGRFLTDLAFSPKSFSRGESAVLFSGGEIFLLDGKGNLLFSKTIGDKDPVFAKSLAVSSDGNRIAVHFLKGNRDYIRVFDQEGGEKEEWNLGKVFPHKINLAVSPEGEVLAGVPDALTLYSKKGKILFEKKRTKMNSVYQTVFHSGSWFAGEAEGILYFLNEKGVSLREERISSSEKPFRLFSPGIVGAAFMEGTKEIVFFQEQAR; this is encoded by the coding sequence ATGATTGCACAGGTTGTAGGATTAACTCTGATTTTCTTTTTGGGTTTTTATTTTTTTCTAGGTAATCCCTATGACACCGCGCGCGGGATTCAAAGGACCTGGGCTTGGAGCAAGGAAGGAAAGCTCGGAATGTTTCCCGATCCGAGAACCTCGTTTGAACCGGAAAAACGATTAAACGGATATAAAACCAAATCGAACTATATAAGGATTCCCGAAGGAACCGAAACTTCTATCGATGATTCGAATCGGATCGAATATCCGATTACCGCAAAGGGTTTTCTTTCTTATAAAAAAATAGGATCGACAGTCGAACTTTTTTCCGAAGCAGGAGAATTGCTTTGGACTAAGGAATATAAAAGTTATCCTCGAATTCATCCGGACGGAAATATAATCCTATTTTTATCGGGAGATAATAACCAGGTTTTAATTTCCGATATTAACGGAAACTCGGTAGGAATAAAAAAACTGGACGGACGATTTCTTACCGATCTTGCATTTTCTCCCAAGTCTTTCTCAAGAGGAGAGAGCGCGGTTCTCTTTTCCGGCGGGGAGATTTTCCTTTTGGACGGTAAAGGTAATCTTTTGTTTTCAAAAACGATCGGAGACAAGGATCCTGTTTTTGCAAAGAGCCTGGCGGTTTCTTCCGACGGAAATAGGATCGCAGTCCATTTTCTAAAAGGAAATAGGGACTATATCCGCGTCTTTGATCAAGAGGGAGGAGAAAAGGAAGAGTGGAATTTGGGGAAAGTTTTTCCTCATAAAATCAATCTTGCGGTTTCTCCTGAAGGGGAGGTCCTTGCCGGAGTTCCTGACGCGCTGACATTGTATTCAAAAAAAGGAAAGATACTTTTCGAAAAGAAAAGGACAAAGATGAATTCGGTGTACCAAACCGTATTTCATTCCGGTTCTTGGTTTGCGGGAGAAGCGGAAGGGATTTTGTATTTTCTAAACGAGAAAGGAGTTTCCCTTCGGGAAGAGAGGATTTCTTCGTCTGAAAAGCCGTTTCGTTTATTTTCGCCCGGAATCGTCGGTGCGGCATTTATGGAAGGGACTAAAGAGATTGTTTTCTTTCAAGAGCAGGCCAGATAA